In Bacillus sp. Cs-700, one genomic interval encodes:
- the resA gene encoding thiol-disulfide oxidoreductase ResA codes for MKKKNRLIVRTVILAIVFIAVGYTFYTNFFANESGIVQAGDQAPNFILTDLEGNEVELEDYRGKGVFLNFWATYCEPCKDEMPAMDKKYKEYKEKGVEILAVNVSEPKLTAESFADRYNLSFPVLLDKSNDVTNHYGVGPIPVTFLIDKDGKVIQKTEASLSEEVIDSYMKRIQP; via the coding sequence ATGAAAAAGAAAAACCGGCTGATCGTGCGGACTGTTATATTGGCTATCGTCTTTATAGCAGTCGGCTATACGTTCTATACAAACTTTTTTGCAAATGAAAGCGGAATCGTACAAGCCGGAGATCAAGCACCTAACTTTATATTAACTGATTTAGAAGGAAATGAAGTTGAGCTTGAGGACTACAGAGGAAAAGGGGTCTTTCTGAATTTCTGGGCAACTTATTGTGAGCCTTGTAAAGATGAAATGCCTGCTATGGACAAGAAGTATAAAGAATATAAGGAAAAAGGTGTCGAAATATTAGCAGTGAATGTTTCAGAGCCTAAATTAACAGCAGAAAGCTTTGCTGATCGGTATAACCTTAGTTTTCCAGTATTGCTTGATAAAAGTAATGATGTAACAAATCACTATGGAGTGGGCCCAATACCAGTTACCTTTTTAATTGATAAAGATGGAAAGGTTATTCAAAAAACGGAAGCCAGTCTTTCAGAGGAAGTTATTGATAGTTATATGAAGCGAATCCAACCGTAA